The following proteins are encoded in a genomic region of Drosophila bipectinata strain 14024-0381.07 chromosome XL, DbipHiC1v2, whole genome shotgun sequence:
- the LOC138925935 gene encoding uncharacterized protein → MGKDPSAVVLATALAFCAFCPFFARCDDTERKILVKYQAEFDSKVKFAELQDAIDEIDKAMLGYKGKAKDKLPQIRPLNSRPLNYKNCVGPVFEWCISSTGTFNIFIDKIGDSNLSETNRNIIRNMTVSAVEMGLTENEKSLECLKHFQMRMAQLDNAFQNISIYVRDDFGPGGFYGEVKAELQKRINGSSVDLSKTISTLGITELLKWNQTVPTYKEKMEFIEHLFTVLTQKIGKATEIVKGMERYLEEDKIYLHRLRGHIENANNEKNILLSDVALLRVRFIPAIKHLKDICAEYVNWHGFDNPFYQKISSRTRRSASTFYESEPSPA, encoded by the exons ATGGGAAAGGATCCTTCTGCCGTCGTTTTGGCAACGGCACTTGCATTTTGTGCCTTTTGTCCTTTCTTTGCCAGGTGCGATGACACCGAGCGTAAAATCCTGGTGAAATATCAAGCCGAGTTCGACAGCAAGGTGAAGTTTGCGGAGCTGCAGGATGCCATCGATGAGATtgataaagccatgctggGATACAAGGGCAAAGCCAAGGACAAGCTGCCTCAGATTCGCCCTTTGAACTCCCGCCCTTTGAACTACAAAAACTGTGTGGGTCCAGTCTTCGAGTGGTGCATTTCCTCCACCGGCACCTTTAATATCTTCATCGATAAAATTGGCGACAGCAACTTGTCGGAAACGAATAGGAATATAATCAGGAACATGACCGTGTCTGCTGTGGAAATGGGACTTACAGAAAACGAAAAATCTTTGGAATGTCTCAAACATTTCCAAATGAGAATGGCACAGCTCGATAATgcgtttcaaaatatttcgatcTATGTCCGCGACGATTTCGGTCCAGGGGGCTTCTATGGGGAAGTAAAGGCGGAACTGCAGAAGAGGATCAACGGTTCTTCTGTGGACTTATCAAAAACGATTTCCACGCTTGGTATCACCGAATTATTAAAATGGAACCAAACGGTGCCAACCTACAAGGAGAAAATGGAGTTTATTGAGCATTTATTCACGGTCCTGACGCAAAAGATTGGGAAAGCCACCGAAATAGTGAAAGGTATGGAGAGGTACCTGGAGGAGGACAAAATCTATCTTCACAGACTCCGAGGACATATTGAAAATGCCAACAAT gaAAAAAACATATTGTTGTCTGATGTTGCTCTTCTGCGCGTCCGATTTATTCCGGCTATCAAACATCTAAAGGATATTTGCGCCGAGTACGTGAACTGGCACGGATTCGATAATCCCTTTTATCAGAAGATCAGTTCCAGAACTCGTCGTTCAGCCTCCACATTCTACGAAAGCGAACCATCGCCCGCTTAA